From one Nitrospirota bacterium genomic stretch:
- the ahcY gene encoding adenosylhomocysteinase — translation MTTAMAAKDYVVADMNLASWGRKEIKIAETEMPGLMAIREEFARSQPLKGARITGSLHMTIQTAVLIETLTALGAQVRWASCNIFSTQDHAAAAIAKDGIAVFAVKGESLKDYWDYTHRIFEWPDNGYSNMILDDGGDATLLLHLGARAEKDISVLDKPDSEEATVLFASIKAKLRQDPKWYSTRLAKIKGVTEETTTGVHRLYQMHEKGDLKFPAINVNDSVTKSKFDNLYGCRESLVDGIKRATDVMVAGKIAVVCGYGDVGKGSAQALRALSAQVWVTEIDPICALQAAMEGYRVVTMDYACDKADIFVTATGNYHVITHDHMAKMKDQAIVCNIGHFDSEIDVASLEKYPWEEIKPQVDHIIFPDKKRIILLAKGRLVNLGCATGHPSYVMSSSFANQTIAQIELFTHPDKYPVGVYTLPKHLDEKVARLQLKKLNAQLTTLTDQQAAYIGVSKEGPYKSEHYRY, via the coding sequence ATGACTACTGCAATGGCTGCAAAAGACTACGTAGTTGCCGACATGAACCTGGCCTCATGGGGCCGCAAAGAGATCAAGATCGCCGAGACCGAGATGCCCGGTCTGATGGCCATCCGCGAAGAGTTTGCCCGGAGCCAGCCTTTGAAGGGCGCGCGCATCACCGGCTCGCTGCACATGACTATCCAGACCGCAGTGCTGATCGAGACGCTGACCGCGCTCGGCGCTCAGGTGCGTTGGGCCTCGTGCAACATCTTCTCGACGCAGGACCACGCTGCCGCCGCAATTGCCAAGGACGGCATCGCCGTGTTCGCCGTCAAGGGCGAATCGCTCAAGGACTACTGGGACTACACGCACCGCATCTTCGAATGGCCGGACAACGGCTACTCGAACATGATCCTCGACGACGGCGGCGACGCCACGCTGCTGCTGCACCTCGGTGCACGTGCCGAGAAGGATATTTCGGTGCTCGACAAGCCCGACAGCGAGGAAGCTACGGTGCTGTTCGCCAGCATCAAGGCCAAGCTCAGGCAGGATCCGAAGTGGTACTCGACGCGTCTGGCGAAGATCAAGGGCGTGACCGAGGAGACCACCACCGGTGTGCACCGCCTGTACCAGATGCACGAGAAGGGCGACCTTAAGTTCCCCGCGATCAACGTCAATGACTCGGTCACCAAGTCCAAGTTCGACAACCTCTACGGCTGCCGCGAGTCGCTGGTGGACGGCATCAAGCGAGCCACCGACGTGATGGTCGCGGGCAAGATCGCCGTGGTCTGCGGCTACGGCGACGTGGGCAAGGGGTCGGCACAGGCGTTGCGTGCATTGTCCGCCCAGGTGTGGGTCACCGAGATCGACCCGATCTGCGCGTTGCAGGCGGCGATGGAAGGCTACCGCGTGGTCACCATGGACTACGCCTGCGACAAGGCCGATATTTTCGTCACCGCCACCGGGAACTATCATGTCATCACGCATGACCACATGGCGAAGATGAAGGACCAGGCGATCGTTTGCAACATCGGCCACTTCGACTCCGAGATCGACGTTGCCTCGTTGGAGAAATACCCGTGGGAAGAAATCAAGCCGCAGGTCGACCACATCATCTTCCCTGACAAGAAACGCATCATCCTGCTGGCCAAGGGTCGCCTGGTGAACCTCGGCTGTGCAACCGGCCACCCGTCATACGTGATGTCGTCCTCGTTCGCCAATCAGACCATCGCCCAGATAGAACTGTTCACCCATCCCGACAAGTATCCGGTAGGCGTATACACACTGCCGAAGCACCTGGACGAAAAGGTCGCGCGCCTGCAGCTGAAAAAACTGAACGCGCAGCTGACCACATTGACCGATCAGCAGGCCGCCTATATCGGCGTGTCCAAGGAAGGTCCGTACAAGTCGGAGCACTACCGCTACTAA
- the metK gene encoding methionine adenosyltransferase, which produces MSSSCSRNYLFTSESVTEGHPDKIADQISDTVLDAFLAQDPMSRVACEALLTTGLVVVAGEITSKGRVNIQDLVRKTISDIGYTRAKFGFDAETCGIIESVHAQSPDISMGVDTGGAGDQGLMFGYACDETPELMPMTIMLAHKLTRKLSEVRKSGVLPYLRPDGKSQVTIEYLDGKPHKLHTVVVSSQHGPEVDQKQIRKDIIEKVIKPVLPPELLDEKTVIYHINPTGQFIVGGPMGDTGLTGRKIIVDTYGGVGSHGGGAFSGKDPSKVDRSASYMARYVAKNIVAAGIAAECEVQLAYAIGVPEPVSIHVDDFGTGKVDHEKLVDVIRKNFDMTPKGIIHTLDLRRPIYRKTAAYGHFGRNEPEFSWEKTDKAATLKKDAGLK; this is translated from the coding sequence ATGAGCAGCAGCTGCAGCAGGAACTACCTTTTTACCTCGGAATCCGTCACCGAGGGGCATCCGGACAAGATAGCCGACCAGATTTCAGACACCGTCCTCGACGCGTTCCTCGCGCAGGACCCCATGAGCCGCGTGGCATGCGAAGCGCTCCTGACCACGGGACTGGTCGTGGTGGCGGGCGAGATCACCTCGAAAGGCCGAGTCAATATCCAGGACCTCGTGCGGAAGACGATATCGGACATCGGCTATACCCGGGCCAAGTTCGGCTTCGATGCCGAGACCTGCGGGATCATCGAGTCGGTCCATGCGCAGTCCCCGGACATCTCCATGGGGGTGGACACGGGCGGCGCCGGCGATCAGGGGCTCATGTTCGGCTATGCCTGCGACGAGACACCGGAGCTTATGCCCATGACCATCATGCTTGCCCACAAGCTCACGCGCAAACTGAGCGAGGTGAGAAAGTCGGGCGTACTCCCGTACCTGAGGCCGGACGGCAAGTCCCAGGTCACGATCGAGTACCTGGACGGCAAGCCCCACAAGCTGCATACCGTCGTGGTCTCGAGCCAGCACGGCCCGGAGGTGGATCAGAAGCAGATCCGCAAGGACATCATCGAAAAAGTGATCAAGCCCGTGCTCCCGCCGGAGCTTCTGGACGAGAAGACGGTCATCTACCACATCAATCCGACGGGACAGTTCATAGTCGGGGGGCCCATGGGCGACACGGGACTCACGGGACGCAAGATCATCGTGGACACCTATGGCGGCGTGGGCAGCCACGGCGGCGGCGCCTTCTCGGGAAAGGACCCCTCGAAGGTCGACCGTTCGGCGTCCTACATGGCGCGCTACGTCGCGAAGAACATCGTTGCCGCAGGGATCGCGGCCGAGTGCGAAGTGCAGCTTGCCTATGCCATCGGCGTGCCCGAGCCGGTTTCGATCCATGTGGACGATTTCGGCACCGGCAAGGTGGACCATGAGAAGCTTGTCGACGTCATCAGAAAGAACTTCGACATGACCCCGAAGGGGATCATCCATACCCTCGATCTCCGCCGTCCTATCTACAGGAAGACCGCCGCCTACGGCCATTTCGGCAGGAACGAGCCGGAGTTCTCCTGGGAAAAGACGGACAAGGCTGCTACGCTCAAGAAGGACGCGGGATTGAAGTAA
- a CDS encoding DMT family transporter, whose protein sequence is MQNYLKIILSMIIWSTWGVLIRWIALPPVVVLFYTSLIASFLVPLVLAVRGDFPKPFFTMDSWYLFAGLAMASILNNITYFYALGHTTVSNAVFTHYTAPVLVAVLAPFVIAERLERVTLISLPLAAAGMTMIVLNEGGIRLNSVHLPGILAGTASGFGYAFMIMLTRRLSLLELNQKALVVLLWITVLATAPAVLSLDYSIGPRTAALLLITGVFHSTIAPLLYFSALKKVLAQHAAVLGYIEPLSAIPLAFLFLSETPPLMALFGGALILLSGYLVVHARMSVR, encoded by the coding sequence ATGCAGAACTACCTGAAAATCATCCTCTCCATGATCATCTGGAGCACCTGGGGCGTCCTGATCCGCTGGATTGCGCTTCCGCCGGTGGTGGTGCTCTTCTATACCTCCCTGATCGCCAGCTTCCTGGTGCCCCTCGTTCTCGCGGTAAGAGGGGACTTCCCGAAGCCTTTCTTTACCATGGACTCCTGGTACCTCTTCGCCGGGCTGGCGATGGCATCCATCCTGAACAATATAACCTACTTCTATGCGCTGGGGCACACGACCGTCTCCAACGCGGTCTTTACCCACTATACTGCGCCTGTGCTCGTGGCAGTACTCGCGCCATTCGTGATCGCCGAACGTCTTGAACGGGTTACGCTCATCTCGCTGCCTCTCGCCGCAGCCGGCATGACGATGATCGTGCTGAACGAGGGGGGAATCCGGCTGAACAGCGTTCACCTGCCGGGCATTCTTGCCGGAACGGCGTCGGGGTTCGGTTATGCCTTTATGATCATGCTGACGCGCCGGCTGAGCCTGCTTGAGCTGAATCAGAAGGCTTTAGTCGTACTGCTCTGGATCACGGTCCTTGCCACGGCACCGGCCGTCCTTTCCCTGGATTACTCGATCGGTCCGCGGACTGCGGCCCTGCTGCTGATCACGGGTGTCTTCCACTCGACGATCGCGCCTCTCCTGTATTTCAGCGCCCTCAAAAAGGTGCTGGCCCAGCATGCGGCGGTCCTGGGATATATCGAACCGCTTTCCGCGATCCCGCTTGCATTCCTGTTCCTGTCGGAAACGCCGCCGCTCATGGCGCTCTTCGGCGGTGCATTGATCCTCTTGTCCGGGTATCTGGTCGTGCATGCAAGGATGTCGGTTCGGTAG